In one window of Tubulanus polymorphus chromosome 3, tnTubPoly1.2, whole genome shotgun sequence DNA:
- the LOC141902184 gene encoding uncharacterized protein LOC141902184: MSRRKQAKPRHVRETDEDDMHNIGTAAELMGNSDIETTATTSDNTQNETAAAAAAADTEMVTPDKDTNNNRDNNRESIDDPDRLVIVEPSDPDDVPSSTASSVSGDQGASPNPSFQSTPGKGRKSHSKIVPVADKTGEKKYICPICSQHLGSQHELTVHIRNHNSKVPSSHSCTICGKVLCSQSSLDRHMLVHSGERPFKCQICHVSFTTNGNMHRHMRVHEKEFAKSPYLLKNALDSGLLNLNENRRGRKRKQPLFSDLTLNEEKRRVIEQDDNTPLAIPLNSDKDEQKQESMKLPLASPKHDSDDSSECKTLCRSCGSQFSTSAGLEKHLENNPECHFKCGECGNQFNDQSQLNMHRAIAHAEKDIGSPSLFKNGFNPVAGFHEVGFVNFATEKFPQIFREEKDTAKPSSDVSQQACSKCNMVFPSIDMLKIHMISHLPENIIHCDFCDCDFVDNHTLKEHLSTHAAEMVIPNDDSGNNKDSQVSKGDFLAMLNLASGPETRDDDESMRSDSLINEEYFRKLNQIDHAGLSSAPSSAIPSPVSMIPDESNSQDFADIHKIIQNANASGIPAFSTAASTVSRMSPASSVHSYGSAAALTPTRFMMGAFPYKQDLVDMDESDRSLAASPAGSNITDVAIDTAAENEEKGKHRFTCKYCEVGFETFNAMKVHMRSHLGLSPYKCNMCPYASADKTTLIRHLRTHNGERPFQCKICAFAFTTKANCERHVKKKHGKITKEEIDEAVGYNQYMKEEASNEKMSPNKVNSTDTVCKYCGEDFKFFRALKHHLRSHTSCRLKPFVCTLCDIGFSTKANCIRHIQKQHGQVNVSSVETFIRTNVPNAMPNQQFETPKLAASYPTAVMALQSAIRPQIYVTPPPAHSSKPQVPHFPIQLFTPTYYPGNLQVPPIAKIETPPPASITGGNPIDFSIKSEPADFTAKKQSPDAPVGASEQRRDTPTMNLDEPMDLSQPLSAVTDTPKSSIEETGKLQQMLFAPVNSQATATVATASSSSVHPAFRTYRCPVCQVQFSSDTKLHTHMKTHTTNRPFQCTYCPAGFTIKTNLDIHIRTRHLDSTPAAPSTLATLHSMLGSRKYISPTLRMMAKRKQSQPQHRRPSRTAEKRIVHSETEDVKPTEDDLASVNKIISNTADNMPVFPTKDTGLTESRDAVDIEPLMESTLEQQLQQIMEGGNPKDDGNKSEELSPGKKKKNSYANAPNRVACPYCGRNFPWISSLRRHILTHTGQKPFKCPECSVWFSTKSNRERHLLRKHGLNPNNPNARQIMDRPYKCQLCVFSSFSKPEKLLMHYKSKHPESDPPLNLQDLASLEKWDHNLEDSSHEKDDSDDGGVDKELTPVKGDPEAADIPEEAVDEAQDDNVSHSSESELVTMAMTEIPTAVIENRKVEEDRGPTPPIARYAINPERDNYNVDKILDCWVCSEHFLTRKLLLRHLKEHNVDYPYKCYLCDASFITRKECLEHKTGLHMQDWEMLRERNKIDELYHFVDMMDKLADEQKPDESEAVKAEAVEGEDTPMTPVERKVFCSLCTKRFWSLQDLRRHMRSHTGEKPFECDICGRYFTLKHSMMRHRRKHNIADDEVPPIRNTRQRNFVIDQTLSTPLPTEKPNGSARNTPESDMFMMPAKESYPVLSRAVVQNASPLTTTTKMNPPSSMYAGLFGDSDILHNLLGVESSSIDKMLDSADNAAQMLGMGAK; the protein is encoded by the exons ATGTCTCGCCGAAAACAAGCGAAACCAAGGCATGTCAGGG aaactgatgaagatgatatgCATAATATAGGAACAGCGGCTGAGCTGATGGGGAACAGTGATATCGAAACCACCGCCACTACCTCTGATAATACACAG aatgaaactgctgctgctgctgctgctgcggatACAGAAATGGTAACGCCTGATAAAGATACAAACAATAACCGTGATAATAACCGCGAATCTATCGATGACCCCGATCGACTGGTGATCGTTGAACCTTCAGACCCGGATGACGTGCCTTCATCGACTGCATCTAGCGTGTCCGGTGACCAGGGCGCATCTCCGAATCCATCCTTTCAGTCCACGCCTGGAAAAGGACGCAAGAGTCACAGCAAG atcGTTCCAGTCGCCGACAAAACTGGCGagaagaaatatatatgtcCGATTTGTAGCCAGCATCTTGGTTCCCAGCATGAGCTTACTGTCCATATCCGCAATCACAACTCTAAAGTTCCATCTTCACATTCCTGCACAATCTGTGGAAAGGTTTTGTGTTCCCAAAGTTCACTGGATCGACACATGTTAGTCCATTCCG gTGAACGTCCGTTTAAATGTCAAATTTGTCACGTGTCTTTCACTACGAATGGCAACATGCACCGGCATATGCGCGTACACGAGAAGGAGTTCGCGAAATCTCCGTATCTGCTGAAAAACGCTCTCGACAGCggtctgttgaatctgaacgAGAATCGACGTGGCCGAAAACGCAAACAGCCGCTGTTCAGTGACCTGACTCTCAACGAGGAGAAACGTCGCGTCATTGAACAGGACGATAACACACCTCTAGCCATACCACTGAACTCCGATAAAGACGAACAAAAACAAGAATCGATGAAATTGCCGTTAGCATCGCCTAAACACGATTCAGACGATTCTTCTGAG TGTAAAACGTTATGTAGATCATGCGGCTCTCAATTCAGCACCTCTGCAGGGCTGGAGAAACATTTGGAAAACAATCCTGAATGTCATTTCAAATGCGGCGAATGTGGTAATCAGTTCAATGATCAAAGTCAGCTCAATATGCACCGTGCAATCGCTCATGCCGAAAAAGATATCGGCAGTCCGAGTCTTTTTAAAAATGGTTTCAATCCGGTGGCTGGCTTTCACGAAGTAGGATTTGTCAACTTTGCGACGGAGAAATTTCCGCAAATATTCCGCGAGGAAAAAGACACGGCGAAACCGAGCTCCGATGTATCTCAACAAGCGTGTAGTAAATGTAATATGGTATTTCCTTCAATCGACATGCTCAAAATCCACATGATCAGTCACCTTCCCGAGAATATCATTCACTGCGATTTCTGTGATTGCGATTTCGTCGATAACCACACGTTGAAAGAACATTTGTCAACGCATGCAGCAGAGATGGTCATCCCAAATGATGACTCTGGTAATAACAAAGACTCCCAAGTTTCCAAGGGCGATTTCCTAGCCATGCTGAATTTAGCATCAGGTCCTGAAACGCGTGACGACGATGAAAGTATGCGCTCCGATAGCCTAATAAATGAAGAATACTTCCGTAAACTCAATCAGATCGATCACGCAGGACTTTCATCCGCACCTAGCTCAGCTATTCCGTCCCCAGTGTCTATGATTCCTGATGAAAGTAACTCGCAAGACTTTGCCGATATTCACAAGATAATTCAGAACGCAAATGCCAGTGGTATTCCAGCATTTTCCACAGCGGCATCGACAGTGTCGAGAATGTCACCTGCGTCATCCGTCCATTCATACGGTTCGGCAGCCGCTTTGACCCCGACTCGCTTCATGATGGGAGCGTTTCCGTATAAACAAGATCTCGTTGATATGGATGAAAGCGATCGAAGTTTGGCAGCGAGCCCGGCTGGATCAAACATTACAGATGTCGCAATAGACACAGCCGctgaaaatgaagagaagGGGAAACACCGATTTACCTGTAAATATTGCGAAGTCGGATTTGAAACTTTCAATGCAATGAAGG TTCACATGCGATCACACTTGGGTCTATCACCTTACAAGTGTAATATGTGTCCATATGCTAGCGCTGATAAAACTACCCTAATTCGCCATCTACGAACACATAACGGTGAACGGCCATTCCAATGCAAAATTTGCGCTTTCGCATTCACTACAAAGGCAAACTGTGAAAGACATGTCAA GAAGAAGCATGGAAAAATAACCAAAGAGGAAATTGATGAAGCCGTTGGCTACAACCAGTATATGAAAGAAGAGGCTTCAAATGAAAAGATGAGCCCAAATAAAGTCAATAGCACAGATACCGTCTGTAAATACTGTGGGGAAGATTTCAAGTTTTTCCGTGCGCTGAAACATCATCTACGTTCGCATACGAGCTGTCGTTTGAAACCTTTCGTTTGCACGTTGTGTGATATTGGCTTCTCGACGAAGGCAAATTGTATTCGTCATATACAAAAACAGCACGGACAGGTGAACGTCAGTTCTGTAGAAACCTTTATCCGAACAAATGTGCCAAACGCGATGCCAAATCAGCAATTCGAAACACCGAAATTAGCTGCGTCATATCCGACAGCAGTAATGGCACTACAGTCAGCTATCCGTCCACAGATATACGTTACACCACCTCCAGCTCATTCCAGTAAACCTCAGGTACCACATTTCCCGATTCAACTATTCACACCTACTTACTACCCCGGAAATCTTCAAGTGCCACCAATTGCCAAAATTGAGACACCTCCACCAGCATCGATTACTGGTGGTAATCCGATTGACTTTAGTATTAAGTCGGAGCCTGCTGACTTCACGGCAAAGAAACAAAGTCCAGACGCACCTGTCGGAGCTTCAGAACAACGCAGAGATACACCAACCATGAATCTTGATGAACCGATGGATTTAAGTCAACCGTTATCAGCAGTTACCGACACACCAAAATCGAGCATCGAAGAAACTGGAAAACTACAACAAATGTTGTTTGCTCCAGTAAACAGTCAAGCGACGGCCACAGTTGCGACAGCTTCATCGTCCTCGGTGCATCCAGCTTTCCGCACATACCGCTGTCCTGTCTGCCAGGTTCAGTTCAGCTCCGATACCAAg TTGCACACTCATATGAAGACACATACGACTAACCGTCCATTCCAGTGCACGTATTGTCCAGCTGGATTTACTATCAAAACCAACCTCGATATACATATCCGTACACGTCACCTCGACAGCACGCCGGCAGCCCCATCTACACTCGCTACTTTACACAGTATGCTCGGCTCACGTAAATACATATCGCCGACATTGCGTATGATGGCCAAGCGTAAACAGTCACAGCCCCAACACCGCCGTCCAAGTAGGACCGCTGAGAAACGCATCGTACATTCAGAGACTGAAGATGTCAAGCCGACTGAAGATGATTTGGCGTCTGTGAATAAGATAATCAGCAACACGGCGGATAATATGCCAGTTTTCCCTACAAAAGACACAGGACTGACTGAGAGTCGTGATGCTGTTGATATCGAACCATTGATGGAGTCTACCCTAGAACAACAACTGCAGCAAATCATGGAAGGTGGAAATCCAAAAGAC gatGGGAATAAGTCTGAAGAATTGTCTCCAGGTAAAAAGAAGAAGAATTCATATGCTAATGCTCCCAATCGAGTGGCCTGTCCATACTGTGGACGTAACTTCCCTTGGATTAGTTCATTACGTAGACACATTCTAACACATACAG GAcaaaaaccgtttaaatgtccTGAGTGCTCAGTGTGGTTCTCAACCAAGTCAAATAGAGAACGTCATCTGCTGCGGAAACATGGATTGAATCCAAACAACCCAAATGCTCGTCAAATTATGGATCGTCCTTATAAGTGTCAGCTATGCGTTTTTAGCTCATTTTCCAAACCAG agaaattaCTTATGCATTACAAATCCAAGCACCCAGAGAGTGATCCTCCATTAAACCTACAGGATCTGGCTTCGTTAGAGAAATGGGATCATAATCTTGAAGATAGCTCACATGAGAAAGACGATAGCGATGATGGAGGAGTGGACAAAGAGCTGACTCCAGTGAAGGGTGATCCAGAAGCAGCTGATATTCCCGAAGAAGCTGTTGATGAAGCACAAGACGATAATGTTAGCCACTCATCAGAAAGTGAACTGGTAACGATGGCAATGACAGAAATTCCAACTGCTGTCATTGAAAATCGCAAAGTCGAAGAGGATCGTGGACCAACTCCGCCAATTGCGCGCTACGCGATCAACCCAGAACGAGACAATTACAATGTTGACAAGATCCTCGATTGTTGGGTATGCTCAGAGCATTTCCTGACGAGGAAACTGCTTTTGCGTCACCTGAAAGAGCATAATGTCGATTATCCGTATAAGTGTTACCTGTGCGATGCTTCATTCATCACTCGCAAAGAATGTTTGGAACACAAGACTGGCCTCCACATGCAGGACTGGGAAATGTTGAGAGAGCGTAACAAAATCGATGAGCTTTACCACTTCGTCGATATGATGGACAAGTTGGCGGATGAACAGAAGCCTGACGAATCAGAAGCAGTGAAAGCGGAAGCCGTCGAAGGAGAAGATACACCTATGACACCGGTTGAACGTAAAGTCTTCTGTTCTCTGTGCACGAAACGTTTCTGGTCGTTGCAGGATCTTAGACGTCATATGAGATCTCATACAG GTGAAAAACCATTCGAATGTGATATTTGTGGACGGTATTTCACATTGAAACACAGCATGATGAGACATCGTCGTAAGCACAACATAGCTGATGATGAGGTGCCACCAATCCGAAATACTAGACAACGCAATTTTGTGATCGACCAGACATTGTCTACCCCATTGCCTACCGAGAAACCAAATGGATCGGCGAGAAATACTCCTGAAAGTGATATGTTCATG ATGCCTGCTAAAGAAAGCTATCCTGTATTGAGTCGTGCAGTTGTTCAAAATGCATCACCTCTTACAACAACAACTAAAATGAATCCTCCATCCTCGATGTACGCCGGACTGTTTGGCGACAGTGACATTCTTCATAATCTACTTGGAGTTGAAAGTTCATCCATTGACAAGATGTTGGATTCAGCAGATAACGCAGCTCAGATGCTCGGAATGGGAGCAAAGTAA
- the LOC141902185 gene encoding cap-specific mRNA (nucleoside-2'-O-)-methyltransferase 2-like, protein MGKTKRRKCTKERTRFNNCDQVALSEVDEQEILEEFNKTFEYIKKDIDVSPWRLPETDQLFSVDIWEDEELRTMKNELNRVKDLLSDKDINEWHEHTKLNHRAGKTISSLRHSIQPEICTQAWCKFFEIVSRYPIVPSHIAQFMSLHLCEAPGAFISALNHYLKTHRPYIDWHWIGNTLNPYYEGNGLRYMIDNDILIRDTLDCWYFGHDNSGDITSTENIQNLKNEVKNQVHLVTADGSFNCQNNPAEQEKLVSHLHFCELLAALSVLSNGGSLVIKMFTFFEAESVCQMYLLNCLFNQVHVFKPSTSKPGNSEVYVICLDFHGLNNVIHQALLSSLGQIYEEKAMLPYNEIPKSFLDQHRLCCERFMDFQIKTIRCNMETFGSRSRDEHKQLENLRDGCVQHFIRRYLVKPISNHDRIIPRRCEKNKRGQLRFAHERLHGTYNYRRHVNSSSWQKRIASMSYRDEDDIIYIIENNFEPMTKSEISSWNMICGKPIGHILSSKFCSQALLDEYNELMENSQELMNSFVTPDNGDIQKRICESIVSVAFTDPVHYQLTDISPKPSNLSLSMSVELNSQTSSNCERDVTSIFIADVTSKNQMNELSSQPDFLSSAIRALTSLEPGGYFIVKSCPAYTRFSIGLIWLLSKCFHRVFVDMFGESANNGYQYIICAKFIGHVESITEYLQQVERCVNKRTNSHETVLQFVPILNMLDAQFLDVMRSINNKNLVKYINHLIKLNKSTF, encoded by the exons ATGGGAAAAACGAAGAGACGCAAGTGCACAAAGGAGCGAACTCGATTTAATAATTGCGACCAGGTTGCTTTATCCGAAGTCGATGAGCAGGAAATTCTCGAAGAATTTAACAAAACATTCGAGTATATTAAAAAGGATATCGATGTATCGCCTTGGAGACTTCCAGAAACTGACCAACTATTTTCGGTAGATATTTGGGAAGATGAAGAATTACGaacgatgaaaaatgaattgaaccGTGTGAAAGATTTACTGAGCGACAAGGATATAAACGAGTGGCACGAACATACGAAATTGAATCACCGTGCTGGAAAAACCATTTCATCTCTTCGTCATTCGATACAGCCGGAGATTTGTACGCAAGCGTGGtgtaaattctttgaaattgtTTCACGGTATCCGATAGTACCGTCTCATATAGCGCAGTTCATGAGTCTCCATCTGTGTGAAGCTCCCGGTGCCTTCATTTCAGCTCTAAACCATTATTTGAAAACTCACA GACCTTACATAGATTGGCATTGGATTGGTAACACGTTGAACCCATATTACGAAGGTAATGGATTGCGGTATATGATAGACAATGACATATTGATTAGAGATACATTAGATTGCTGGTACTTCGGCCATGACAACTCTGGTGATATCACATCGACTGAAAATATACAGAATCTCAAAAATGAAGTCAAGAATCAAGTTCATTTG GTGACGGCTGATGGTAGTTTCAATTGTCAGAATAATCCTGCTGAACAAGAGAAGTTAGTCTCCCATCTGCATTTCTGTGAGCTATTAGCTGCGTTATCTGTGTTAAGTAATGGTGGATCATTGGTCATCAAGATGTTCACTTTCTTTGAAGCTGAATCTGTATGTCAGATGTATCTACTAAATTGTCTCTTCAATCAA GTACATGTCTTCAAACCTTCCACTAGTAAACCAGGAAATTCAGAAGTTTATGTGATATGCCTGGATTTCCACGGACTGAACAACGTTATCCACCAAGCCCTTCTGAGTTCTTTAG GTCAAATTTATGAAGAAAAGGCTATGCTTCCATACAACGAAATCccgaaatcatttctagatcaGCATCGATTGTGTTGCGAACGTTTTATGGATTTTCAGATTAAAACCATTCGATGCAATATGGAAACATTCGGCAGTCGTTCACGCGATGAACATAAACAACTCGAAAATCTCAGGGATGGCTGCGTTCAACATTTCATCAGACGATATCTTGTCAAACCAATATCGAATCATGATCGCATTATTCCGCGTCGCTGCgag AAAAACAAAAGAGGTCAGTTAAGATTTGCCCATGAAAGATTGCACGGGACGTATAACTATAGAAGACAtgtcaattcatcatcatggCAAAAGCGGATTGCCAGTATGTCATATAGAGATGAAGAcgatatcatttacataatagAG aacAATTTTGAACCTATGACGAAGAGTGAAATATCTAGCTGGAATATGATATGCGGAAAACCAATTGGCCATATATTGAGTAGCAAGTTTTGTTCACAGGCGCTTTTAGATGAGTACAATGAACTGATGGAAAATTCACAG gaATTGATGAATTCATTTGTTACTCCTGATAATGGTGATATACAGAAGAGAATATGTGAATCTATCGTGTCAGTTGCCTTCACAGATCCTGTTCACTATCAACTGACTGATATAAGTCCAAAACCTTCGAATTTATCGCTGAGTATGTCGGTCGAACTGAATTCACAA ACGAGTAGTAATTGTGAAAGGGATGTTACAAGCATTTTCATAGCAGATGTAACAAGCAAAAACCAAATGAATGAACTATCGAGTCAACCAGATTTTCTGTCCAGTGCTATCAGGGCATTAACA TCACTTGAGCCTGGTGGTTACTTCATAGTGAAAAGCTGTCCAGCCTACACACGGTTCTCCATTGGTTTGATATGGCTCCTGTCCAAGTGCTTCCATCGg GTGTTCGTCGATATGTTTGGTGAGTCGGCTAACAATGGTTACCAGTACATCATTTGTGCGAAATTCATAGGTCACGTTGAATCTATTACTGAATATCTACAGCAAGTGGAGCGTTGTGTTAACAAAAGAACAAATTCACATGAAACTGTTCTTCAGTTTGTCCCAATACTGAACATGCTAG ATGCACAATTTCTCGATGTCATGCGAAGCATAAACAACAAAAACttggtgaaatatataaaCCATCTTATAAAGCTGAACAAATCAACATTTTAG